One region of Carassius gibelio isolate Cgi1373 ecotype wild population from Czech Republic chromosome A1, carGib1.2-hapl.c, whole genome shotgun sequence genomic DNA includes:
- the LOC128020755 gene encoding U2 small nuclear ribonucleoprotein B''-like has translation MDIRPNHTIYINNVNDKIKKEELKRSLYALFSQFGQVMDIVAMKTMKMRGQAFVIFRELAAATNALRQLQGFPFYNKPMRIQYAKTDSDLISKMRGTYGDKEKKKEKKKKALEQAANVNKKPADTVNTQPPPPATVQVPDNPPNYILFLNNLPEETNEMMLSMLFNQFPGFKEVRLVPGKHDIAFVEFEGEAQAGVAKDALQGFRITATCAMKITYAKK, from the exons ATGGACATACGACCGAATCACACTATCTATATCAACAATGTCAATGATAAGATCAAGAAAGAAG AGCTGAAGAGATCACTGTACGCCTTGTTCTCCCAGTTCGGCCAGGTTATGGACATTGTTGCGATGAAGACTATGAAGATGAGGGGTCAGGCGTTTGTTATCTTCAGAGAACTTGCTGCAGCCACCAATGCCCTCAGACAGCTTCAGGGCTTCCCTTTCTACAACAAACCCATG CGGATCCAGTATGCAAAAACAGACTCGGACCTGATCTCTAAGATGAGAGGCACGTATGGAGataaagaaaagaagaaagagaagaaaaagaaggcTCTGGAACAGGCCGCCAATGTAAATAAGAAGCCAGCG gacactgtgaacacacaaccTCCTCCACCCGCCACAGTCCAG GTCCCTGACAACCCACCGAATTATATTCTGTTCCTGAATAATCTCCCGGAGGAAACCAATGAGATGATGCTCTCCATGTTATTCAACCA GTTTCCAGGGTTTAAAGAAGTGCGTCTGGTTCCTGGAAAGCACGACATTGCGTTTGTGGAGTTTGAGGGTGAGGCTCAAGCCGGAGTCGCGAAGGATGCTTTACAGGGATTCAGAATCACAGCCACGTGTGCCATGAAAATCACATATGCTAAAAAATGA
- the LOC127947489 gene encoding prokineticin receptor 2-like produces MGEDNRSTSTGTWTLIPPSGSPLDLMPNYDIPLDYEVPMDEIPDTTQGRAFFVAKIIIAVVLVCIMLVCGVGNCLFIASLARYKKLRNLTNLLIANLAISDFLVATVCCPFLVDYYVVKQLSWDHGIVLCVSINYLRTVSLYVSTNALLAIAVDRYMAIVHPLKPRMKYQTAYWIIFGVWMIPVLIAVPSAYFATEHEYPHSTLGHHKKIFCAQIWSADQQLMYRSYFLFIFIVEFLGPVVTMSVCYAQISRELWFKNLPGFPTDQLRKRLRSRRRTVVALIAVLVVYVLCWAPYYSFTLLRDFYPMLITRGRNSLVVFYIIECIAMSNGVINTLCFVSVRNNATKCLRAVKLTNWRSLTRAIVGKMAEDDIRTSSLRVTEDMECTRIKRNDGEIN; encoded by the exons ATGGGAGAAGACAACAGGAGCACCTCCACCGGGACATGGACTCTCATCCCCCCATCGGGGAGCCCCCTTGACCTCATGCCCAATTACGACATCCCCCTGGATTACGAGGTTCCGATGGACGAGATCCCAGACACGACTCAGGGACGAGCGTTCTTCGTGGCTAAAATCATTATCGCGGTGGTCCTGGTCTGCATCATGCTGGTCTGCGGTGTTGGGAACTGCCTCTTTATAGCCTCATTGGCACGCTACAAAAAACTAAGGAATCTCACCAATTTACTCATCGCCAACTTGGCAATATCAGACTTCCTGGTGGCCACTGTGTGCTGTCCCTTTCTGGTGGATTATTACGTGGTCAAACAGCTGTCATGGGATCATGGGATTGTGCTTTGCGTCTCCATTAACTACCTTCGGACCGTGTCTCTCTACGTGTCCACCAATGCCTTGCTAGCCATCGCAGTGGACAG GTACATGGCTATCGTTCATCCCCTGAAACCCCGTATGAAGTATCAGACAGCGTACTGGATTATTTTTGGAGTTTGGATGATCCCTGTGCTCATCGCAGTGCCGTCGGCATACTTCGCCACAGAGCACGAGTACCCGCACAGCACGCTCGGCCACCACAAAAAGATCTTCTGCGCTCAGATCTGGTCTGCAGATCAACAGCTCATGTATCGGTCGTActtcctcttcatcttcatcgTGGAGTTCCTGGGGCCCGTGGTGACCATGTCAGTCTGTTACGCACAGATCTCCAGGGAGCTGTGGTTCAAGAACCTCCCGGGATTTCCGACCGACCAACTGCGTAAACGGCTACGGAGTCGGCGCAGGACGGTGGTGGCACTGATTGCAGTTCTGGTGGTGTACGTTCTGTGCTGGGCACCGTATTATAGTTTCACACTGCTGCGTGACTTCTACCCGATGCTGATCACACGCGGCCGTAACTCGCTGGTCGTTTTCTACATCATCGAATGCATCGCTATGAGCAACGGGGTCATTAACACTCTGTGTTTTGTCAGCGTTAGGAACAATGCCACAAAGTGCCTCAGAGCCGTCAAACTCACTAACTGGCGTTCGCTAACGAGGGCGATCGTTGGCAAGATGGCCGAAGACGACATCAGGACTTCATCCTTGCGAGTGACAGAGGACATGGAATGTACACGAATAAAGAGAAATGATGGAGAAATAAACTAG
- the LOC127949704 gene encoding LOW QUALITY PROTEIN: aprataxin and PNK-like factor (The sequence of the model RefSeq protein was modified relative to this genomic sequence to represent the inferred CDS: inserted 2 bases in 1 codon) — CVYKTCFIQTNIVASPQPLEDQWHCLKEGDIFSFMPGKCIYTVRVKDDDQTPRNSQAFEEELGKCWSGPSLDSAMLETNSCTPKSPSATFTEDKGAGDASHTLSSPNEAAMKSQKDESDLPQKKRILPAWMMTSAKGESSAVKATPTKPKQEAAYKKATGPKRARAAQVSSEEEEVEEQMPRRKAKGLKSDSGDVFCTMMMSSRVGSVPDEENRSGVMMGREEEVAGEPRSDTRRRSCISLHSAIVYFLMPLSGVHHPRESDYEAEEAEDADEHRPECLYGTHCYRKNLLHKKEYKQTKSPRNTWPKTAADEDDGHYENNLIMDEREEEEVDEDLDYVPESDDRGXEDIKRLQKEANAFVRRKK; from the exons TGTGTGTACAAGACTTGTTTTATTCAGACAAACATTGTGGCTTCCCCTCAGCCACTGGAGGACCAGTGGCATTGCCTAAAGGAGGGCGACATCTTTTCTTTCATGCCTGGGAAATGCATTTACACGGTGCGTGTCAAAGACGACGACCAAACCCCGAG AAACAGTCAGGCGTTTGAGGAGGAGTTGGGAAAGTGTTGGAGTGGACCCTCTCTAGACTCGGCCATGCTTGAAACGAACAGCTGCACACCCAAGAGCCCAAGCGCCACATTCACAGAAGATAAAGGAGCCGGTGATGCTTCACACACTCTTTCCTCTCCAAacgag GCAGCCATGAAGAGCCAAAAGGACGAGTCTGATCTGCCACAGAAGAAGCGTATTTTACCAGCCTGGATGATGACATCAGCCAAAG GTGAGAGCTCAGCGGTGAAAGCGACTCCTACAAAACCCAAACAAGAAGCTGCATACAAGAAGGCAACTGGACCCAAACGGGCTCGTGCCGCACAGGTGTCATCTGAGGAAGAGGAGGTGGAGGAACAGATGCCCAGAAGGAAAGCGAAGGGACTGAAGAGTGACTCTGGAGACGTATTCTGCACAAT GATGATGAGCAGCAGAGTCGGATCGGTCCCGGATGAAGAGAACCGCAGCGGTGTGATGATGGGGAGAGAAGAAGAGGTGGCAGGGGAGCCGAGGTCAGACACGAGAAGAAGAT catgcatttcacttcACTCGGCAATTGTGTATTTCCTCATGCCACTTTCAGGAGTGCATCACCCTAGAGAAAGCGACTATGAGGCAGAGGAGGCAGAGGATGCTGACGAACACAGGCCTGAGTGTCTGTATGGCACCCACTGCTA CAGGAAGAATCTACTCCACAAGAAAGAGTACAAGCAGACTAAATCACCACGTAATACTTGGC CCAAGACTGCTGCTGATGAGGATGATGGTCactatgaaaataatttaattatggaTGAgcgtgaggaggaggaggtggatgaAGACTTGGACTATGTGCCCGAATCAGACGACAGAGG AGAGGACATTAAACGCCTGCAGAAAGAAGCAAATGCATTCGTCAGGAGGAAGAAGTGA
- the LOC128020773 gene encoding F-box only protein 48, with product MQKVCKRSKSATFSPDRGSTLMISGEQDPLQQNYTETLPTEMSVRIFSELDVRSLCQASLTCRHWNDIIEGSDQLWRSHCLTVLAVCRREVDGDRLDGCSWKVTLVRNYRKGCIKRRWLKGRYSNIRSADDIPPNSMCPLDVETWGEILEAELDR from the exons ATGCAGAAGGTCTGTAAAAGGAGCAAGAGCGCCACCTTCAGCCCAGACCGAGGATCCACCTTGATGATCTCTGGAGAGCAGGATCCACTTCAGCAGAACTACACAGAGACCCTTCCTACAGAGATGAGCGTGAGGATCTTCAGTGAGCTGGACGTCAGGAGTCTGTGCCAGGCCTCGCTCACCTGCAGACACTGGAATGATATAATCGAGGGCAGCGATCAGCTGTGGAGGAGCCACTGTCTTACAGTGCTGGCTGTTTGTAGGAGGGAGGTGGACGGGGACAGGCTGGATGGGTGTTCATGGAAG GTTACTCTTGTTCGTAACTACAGGAAAGGCTGTATAAAGCGGAGGTGGCTGAAGGGCCGATACAGTAACATCCGCTCTGCTGATGATATCCCTCCTAACAGTATGTGTCCATTAGACGTGGAGACCTGGGGAGAAATACTGGAGGCAGAACTGGATAGATAG